TAACAAGTTATGGAGCAAGAAATATGGAAGCCAGTAGAAGGCTACACAGGCTATGAGGTTAGCAATATGGGGAAAGTGCGCAAGTGCGGACATACCGAGATACTCCGTATTGTAAAAGGCTATGGTATGAGGAGGGTAACACTCCGTAAGAACGATGAGTATCACCTTGTAGTTGTTGCAAAACTTGTACTGGAACATTTTGTTGGTAAGATGCCAGCAGGATATAAGGCTACCTGCATTGATGGTAATTATGAGCATTTGAGTGTAGATAATCTATGCTGGGTTGTGCGCAGAAAGAAACGCTACAACAGGCAGTGTAATAAAATTAAGACTGATAAAGAGGCTGTTAGTCGAGTAGAAAACCATATAAATTGGATTAAAAGAAATGGGAAAAGGAGACATAACAATTAGGCAGCTTGAAAATGGGTGTTTTGATGTGCTTTACAATGAAAAGCGTACAGGAGATTTAAGTTTCGATGAAATGTTGGGATTGATAGCTGCAATCACAATGCCACAAAAACGCCCCTGTTTACATTGGCTCAAAACAGAGGAATGGCACGAAGAGGAAGCAAGGCGTTACAAACCAAAGGAAACAGAGCAAGGGGGTATGCCAAAGCTGTTACCACACATAAAGGCTGATAATTTATGAGGTTTGCATTAAGGAACAAAGATAAGCTAATACAAGCCTTTGGAGAGTCTTTTTATTGCGAACTGGTGGAGTGCTTGAAAAAGTATTTTGAGAGCGACACAGCAAACGACAGGTGCAGTATAGATGGCTTAAACAAGGAGGCAATAAAAGTAACAAGCAGTACTGCTGGCGGAATACATATTTTTGCTGTTATAGGGCAAATGTATGATGTTGTTAAGCTGGCATACTATAAAACGGAAAACAATGAGTAATAACAGTAGGAGCAATAAAGCTATAAATAGAGCTAACCCTGTACACGGATTGGAAAAGATACCAACGCATATCCTACTCAAATACAGCAGGCAAGAGGTTGGGGAGCTTAAAGCATATATTGACGAGTTGGAGTATGAGAATGAAATGCTCCGAGAGAAATTACTTCAAAAGGAGAATAGCAATGAATAAAACAATAGAACAGGCAACAAAAGAGTACACAGATGTAGTTAAACCATATCTTTCAGAGGAGGAAATAGAGTTGGTGCAGAATATGCGTTGGCTAACCAGTGGCACGATATACGAGAAGTTGATATGCCAGAAGAAAGATTTGTGCTTGTACGAAGTAGAGAGGGTGGTCTTAATTTAGGTATGAGATATAAAGATGGAAGATTAGGTTTTAGAACTTATGATAATTTCTTAAATATCTCTCACTGGTGCGAGATACCACAATTTGAAAACAAACAATCAAAAAGGTAATATGTTATGGATAGCCAAAAAATGATACAATGGATAGCCACCCACCACGTGGGTATTTCCTCAAAAACAATGTGGTCGGCTTTAATGCAGGTAGAGATAGACCCAAATGTGAGCTATGATATACCCTACGATGTAGATGATTTTTCACGCTGCTATGACCTATATAGGTTTGCAAAGTTAGATTTGAACGATTTGCGCAAAATAGAAAAGGTTTTCCCATACTGGAAGCCAATCATAGATGTTTGGAGCAACCTTGCCACTGCATACATTGGGCTTTGCTATAAGCGTGTGAATGAGATTTTGGATAGCACACGTGATGAGGTAATGAGGCTTAAAGGCTACAAAAAAGTATCACAAAATAGCTGGGTAAAGGAGGTGCAAGTATGAAGATAGTATTTTGCAAATGGTTTCCTTTCAAGGGCTACAAG
The Prevotella sp. HUN102 genome window above contains:
- a CDS encoding NUMOD4 domain-containing protein, which produces MEQEIWKPVEGYTGYEVSNMGKVRKCGHTEILRIVKGYGMRRVTLRKNDEYHLVVVAKLVLEHFVGKMPAGYKATCIDGNYEHLSVDNLCWVVRRKKRYNRQCNKIKTDKEAVSRVENHINWIKRNGKRRHNN